GGGTCCAGTCCGGACGGTTGGCGATCATGCCGTGCAGGCGCGCTTTGCCCCAGTCCGGGAAGAATTCGGTTTGTTCGATGCCGGCCAGCGCGGTCTCGCGCAGGGTGGCGCCGCCGTCGGCAGGCGTGACGTCCATGCCCGCAAACCACTGCGACGTGGCGCGGTAGATGATCGGGGTTTTATGGCGCCAGCAGTGCATATAGCTGTGGGCGAACATCTTGAGTTCGAACAGCGCGCCCGCGTCGCGCAGCGCGTCGCAGATCGGTTTCGAGGCTTCCCAGATGGTCAGGCCGCCGAACAGCGGCAGCGTGGACGCGAATTTGCCGTCGCCCATCACAGGCGTCAACATCTGCTCGTCCTTCAGGCCATGCGCGCGGCACGAGATAAAGTCGTCGAGGCCATAGGCCGGCGCCGAGTGCACCACGCCGGTACCGCTCTCGGTGGTCACGTAGTCGGCCAGGTACACGGGCGACAGGCGGTCGAAGAACGGATCGGCTGCGTGCAGCGGATGGCGGAAGCTGATGTTTTCCAGCGCCGCGCCGAGCGTGGTGGCAATCGTGGTGCCTTCGAGCTTGAAGCGCGCCAGCGACGATTCCACCAGGTCCTGCGCCAGGATCAAGAGCAGCGGCTGGCCGTCACGCTCGCTTTGTACCAGCGCGTAGGTCACTTCCGGGTTGACGTTCAACGCCTGGTTGGACGGGATGGTCCACGGGGTGGTGGTCCAGATGACGATGAAGCCGTTTTCGGTCGGCAGCTGCGGCAGGTTGAAGGCCGCTGCCAGCGCGTCGAACTGGGCGAACTTGAAGCCGACGTCGATCGCCGGATCGCGCTTTTCCTGGTATTCCACTTCCGCCTCGGCCAGCGCCGACTGGCAGTCGAAGCACCAGTTCACCGGTTTCAGGCCACGATAGACATAACCCTTTTCCAGCAGCTTGCCGAGCGCGCGCAGCTCGTCCGCCTCGTTCGAGTAGTTCATGGTGAGATATGGATTCTGCCATTCACCGAGCACGCCCAGGCGGATGAAGTCCTTGCGCTGGCGGTCCACCTGCTCGAGCGCGTAGGTGCGGGCCTTGGTCAGCACTTCGGCGGTCGGCAGGTTTTTGCCGTACAGCTTTTCGATCTGGATTTCGATCGGCATGCCGTGGCAGTCCCAGCCCGGCACATACGGTGCGTCGAATCCGGCCAGCGAGCGCGATTTGATCACCATGTCCTTGAGGATCTTGTTGACCGCGTGGCCCAGGTGGATGTCGCCGTTGGCGTATGGCGGGCCGTCGTGCAGGATGAACTTCGGCCGGCCAGCGGCAGCCTTGCGCACGCGCTCGTAGATCTTCTTGTCCTGCCATTGCTGCACCCACGTCGGCTCGCGCTTGGCCATGTCGCCGCGCATCGGGAACGGGGTTTCGGTCATGTTGACCGGGTATTTGCTCTCTGGCTTCTTGCTGTTTTTAGGATTGTCGGATTTTGGATTGGACATGGGATTTCTTCAATAGGATTTCGGGGAATTCGGGGTAGCCGGCGCGCGTAGCTGGTCGCGCGCTCAAATTCGGTCGGTGGCCGACGTTGCGCCATCTTTGACACCAGCGCGCTGCGCGAAGTACGCGCGGGCGATGTCGGCATCGCGGTCGATGGCGGCAGTGAGCGTGGGCAGGTCGATGTACTTTTCTTCGTCGCGGATCTTTTGCAGGAATTCCACCCGCACCTGCTTGCCGTAGCAATTCTGCGCAAAGTCGAAGATATGCACTTCCAGCAGCACGCGGCCGCTGTCATCCACGGTGGGACGCACACCGAGGCTGGCCACGGCCGGCAGCGGCTGGTCCGCCAGGCCATGCACCTGGACGATGAAGATGCCCATCAGGGCAGGGCGGTGCGGCACCCGCAGGTTCAAGGTGGGGAAGCCCAGCGTGCGGCCCAGCTTCTGGCCGTGGATCACGTGGCCGGACATGGCGTACGGGTGGCCCAGCAGCGCCTCGGCGCGGATAAAATCGCCTTCGGCCAGCGCGGTGCGCACGGCCGACGACGAGATGCGGGTGGAGCCGTTCATCACGGTGGGCAGGGTTTCGACGTGGAAGCCGTAACGCTCGCCGGCTTCCTGCAGCATCTGCACATTGCCGGCGCGGCGCGCGCCGTAGCAAAAGTCGTCGCCGACCATCAGCCACTTGACGTGCAAGCCTTCGACCAGCACTTTCTCGGTAAATTCCTGCGGGGTAAGGGCGGCAAACGAGGACGAAAAGTGTTCGACGATCACGCGGTCGATGCCATTGTCGGACAGCGATTGCAGCTTGTCGCGCAGGTTGGCGATGCGCGCCGGCGCGCGCGACAGGTCGCCCGATTTTTGCGCGAAGAATTCGCGCGGGTGCGGCTCGAACGTCATCACGGCCGCCTCGAGCCCGAGATCGCCGGCAGCTTCGCGCACGCGGGCCAGCAACGCCTGGTGGCCCAGGTGGACACCGTCGAAATTGCCGATCGTGAGCGCACACGGCGCACGCGATGCCGCGTTGGGAAGACCTCGAAATACCTTCATGGGATTGTGCTGGAAACTAACGCTAAATGAAAGATTATACGTGAGCGGGGGAGAGGGTGGAAAAGATGAAAAAAAAGCGCTGTTTGCCGGAGCAAACAGCGCTTTTTTGTATGTAAAGGAACCTCTAAAACCGTAGCGAGCGGCCGGATATCGTCTTGAGTAGCGCAAGCGTACTTCGGTACGCTGCGCTTTGCTCCGGCGACAGGCGGCCGCGCAGTAGGTTTTAGAGTTCCTTTATGCGTGGTTCAGGCTGATGGTCCAGTAACGGGCCAGGTCGGCGGTGCCGTCCGTGCCTTTAACCGTCTTGAAGGTGGACAGCGCAGCAGCTTTCTTGCCGGCGATCGACTGGGCGATACCGTAGTGCAGCTTGATGGCTTCCGGATTGCGGCCCGTGCCCAGCTTGACAGCTTGATCCATCAGCGCCAGGCCCTTGTCGGCTTTACCGGACGATACCAGGGCGTAACCGAGGTTGGCCAGCGCGTCGGCATCCTTGGCCTTGGTCGCTTCGGCTTCGGCCGCAGCCAGCTTGCCGTCGAACTCAGCCTGGGTTTTGGTCGCTAGGTCTTTCAGGCGCTGGTGGCGCGGCGCGTCGGAACCGGTGCCCAGGGCGCCTTTCTTGTAGCCTTCGTTGATGATTTTCAGTGCTTCAGCTGGATTGCCGGTTTGCAGCGACAGCTGGCTCATTTCCATGTATTCGGAAGGCTTGGTCAGCAGGCCGTTGGCCAGGCGCAGGCGCAGCACGTCGAGCGACAGCGTGGACGAGTAGCCAGGCTTGGTCTGCACGCGTTGCAGCAGATCGGCCCAGGTTTGTGGCTTCGGATAGCTGGCAGCCATGCGTTCCAGGGTCTGGACGTAGCCGGTTTTGTCGTTCTGCTTGAGCTGGATGTTGGCCAGCATGCCCAGTTGGGCTTCGTTCAGGGTCTTCTGCGACGACAGTTCCTTGGCTGCTTCAGCGTACTTGCCGCTGATGTAGTAGGTCTGGATCAGCAGTTCTTTCATGGCGCCGTCGCTCGGATTATCCTTGAGCGCGCGCTGGATCCAGGTAATCGCTTTCGGATAGTCCTTGATGCGGTAGTAGATACCGGCCAG
This is a stretch of genomic DNA from Duganella zoogloeoides. It encodes these proteins:
- a CDS encoding bifunctional riboflavin kinase/FAD synthetase, producing the protein MKVFRGLPNAASRAPCALTIGNFDGVHLGHQALLARVREAAGDLGLEAAVMTFEPHPREFFAQKSGDLSRAPARIANLRDKLQSLSDNGIDRVIVEHFSSSFAALTPQEFTEKVLVEGLHVKWLMVGDDFCYGARRAGNVQMLQEAGERYGFHVETLPTVMNGSTRISSSAVRTALAEGDFIRAEALLGHPYAMSGHVIHGQKLGRTLGFPTLNLRVPHRPALMGIFIVQVHGLADQPLPAVASLGVRPTVDDSGRVLLEVHIFDFAQNCYGKQVRVEFLQKIRDEEKYIDLPTLTAAIDRDADIARAYFAQRAGVKDGATSATDRI
- the ileS gene encoding isoleucine--tRNA ligase gives rise to the protein MSNPKSDNPKNSKKPESKYPVNMTETPFPMRGDMAKREPTWVQQWQDKKIYERVRKAAAGRPKFILHDGPPYANGDIHLGHAVNKILKDMVIKSRSLAGFDAPYVPGWDCHGMPIEIQIEKLYGKNLPTAEVLTKARTYALEQVDRQRKDFIRLGVLGEWQNPYLTMNYSNEADELRALGKLLEKGYVYRGLKPVNWCFDCQSALAEAEVEYQEKRDPAIDVGFKFAQFDALAAAFNLPQLPTENGFIVIWTTTPWTIPSNQALNVNPEVTYALVQSERDGQPLLLILAQDLVESSLARFKLEGTTIATTLGAALENISFRHPLHAADPFFDRLSPVYLADYVTTESGTGVVHSAPAYGLDDFISCRAHGLKDEQMLTPVMGDGKFASTLPLFGGLTIWEASKPICDALRDAGALFELKMFAHSYMHCWRHKTPIIYRATSQWFAGMDVTPADGGATLRETALAGIEQTEFFPDWGKARLHGMIANRPDWTLSRQRQWGVPMAFVVHKETGALHPRTPELIEQVAQRIEQGGIDAWLALDLKELIGDEAASYEKNKDTLDVWFDSGVTHQTVLRGSHKEQLAFPADLYLEGSDQHRGWFHSSLLTASMLDGKPPYKALLTHGFTVDGEGKKMSKSLGNTLAPQKISDTLGADILRLWIASTDYTGELSISDEILKRVTEAYRRIRNTLRFLLANTSDFNQAQHAVPLEQMLEIDRYAIANMAALQEEIAQHYTRYEFQPVYSKLQNYCSEDLGGFYLDILKDRLYTSAIDSPARRSAQTALWHITQSLLRVMSPALSFTAEEAWAIFAGEEAYAASDETIFTQTWWQLPQQADAGALLAKYTALRTVRADVTKQLEDLRTSGAIGSSLQAELSIKASGDKYKLLASLDDDLKFVFITSAAEVAEVSTEAEEVVAVAASTAEKCERCWHYRADVGAHADHPTLCGRCYSNLFGAGEQRKFA
- a CDS encoding tetratricopeptide repeat protein, producing MTKFRLAHLGLVMAAIGFTAAAPLAGFSSVAFAAETVRAEIGKPLQEAQKLAAAGKNKEALAKLRETDSVGNKSANDTYLIERTRASAASAAGDFDTAAKAFESVINSGKLSAAEQPKFTQALAGIYYRIKDYPKAITWIQRALKDNPSDGAMKELLIQTYYISGKYAEAAKELSSQKTLNEAQLGMLANIQLKQNDKTGYVQTLERMAASYPKPQTWADLLQRVQTKPGYSSTLSLDVLRLRLANGLLTKPSEYMEMSQLSLQTGNPAEALKIINEGYKKGALGTGSDAPRHQRLKDLATKTQAEFDGKLAAAEAEATKAKDADALANLGYALVSSGKADKGLALMDQAVKLGTGRNPEAIKLHYGIAQSIAGKKAAALSTFKTVKGTDGTADLARYWTISLNHA